The proteins below are encoded in one region of Nocardioides marmorisolisilvae:
- a CDS encoding methylated-DNA--[protein]-cysteine S-methyltransferase, which produces MTTTLETKAHTMWTTMDSPVGELRIIARDDALAAIEFSPFRGLSDGRPIGERADHDPLLARAVAQLSAYFARELKEFDLPLAPAGSTFQKSVWAQLLEIGYGQTASYGEIARRLGHTNAASRAVGLANGRNPIPIVIPCHRVIGANGSLTGYAGGLERKQILLGLEQDALF; this is translated from the coding sequence GTGACCACGACACTGGAGACGAAGGCGCACACGATGTGGACCACGATGGACTCGCCGGTCGGCGAGCTGCGCATCATCGCGCGTGACGACGCCCTGGCGGCCATCGAGTTCAGCCCCTTCCGGGGTCTCTCGGACGGTCGTCCCATCGGGGAACGGGCCGACCACGATCCACTGCTGGCGCGGGCGGTAGCCCAGCTCTCGGCGTACTTCGCGCGCGAGCTGAAGGAGTTCGACCTGCCGCTGGCGCCGGCCGGGTCGACGTTCCAGAAGTCGGTGTGGGCCCAGCTGCTGGAGATCGGCTACGGGCAGACCGCGTCGTACGGCGAGATCGCGCGCCGCCTCGGCCACACCAACGCCGCTTCGCGCGCCGTGGGGCTCGCCAACGGGCGCAACCCGATCCCGATCGTCATCCCGTGCCACCGGGTCATCGGAGCCAACGGCAGCCTGACCGGGTATGCCGGCGGCCTCGAGCGCAAGCAGATCCTGCTCGGCCTCGAGCAGGATGCCCTGTTCTGA
- a CDS encoding IclR family transcriptional regulator, translating to MDNSSGVGVLDKAALVLAALESGPATLAGLVAGTGLARPTAHRLAVALEHHRLVARDMQGRFVLGPRLAELSAAAGEDRLLAAAGPVLARLRDITGESAQLWRRQGEFRVCVAAAERPSGLRDTIPVGSQLTMRAGSAAQVLLAWEDPERMHRGLQNAAFSATALAGIRRRGWAQSVGEREQGVASVSAPVRSPSGKILAAVSVSGPLERLTRQPGRMHAPAVLAAAERLSESLRRAAAE from the coding sequence ATGGACAACTCTAGCGGGGTCGGCGTACTCGACAAGGCCGCCCTCGTGCTTGCCGCCCTCGAGTCCGGCCCGGCCACCCTGGCCGGCCTGGTCGCCGGCACCGGCCTGGCTCGGCCGACCGCGCACCGTCTCGCGGTCGCCCTCGAACACCACCGCCTGGTCGCCCGAGACATGCAGGGTCGGTTCGTGCTCGGACCGCGGCTGGCCGAGCTCTCCGCCGCCGCCGGCGAGGATCGGCTGCTCGCTGCGGCCGGTCCGGTGCTGGCCCGGTTGCGCGACATCACCGGCGAGTCCGCCCAGCTGTGGCGTCGTCAAGGCGAGTTCCGCGTCTGTGTCGCGGCCGCGGAGCGTCCCTCCGGCCTACGTGACACCATCCCGGTCGGCTCCCAGCTGACCATGCGCGCCGGGTCGGCCGCACAGGTGCTGCTCGCCTGGGAGGACCCCGAGCGGATGCATCGCGGCCTGCAGAACGCCGCGTTCTCGGCGACCGCGCTGGCCGGGATCCGCCGCCGCGGCTGGGCCCAGTCCGTCGGTGAGCGCGAGCAGGGCGTGGCCTCGGTCTCGGCGCCGGTCCGCTCCCCCAGCGGAAAGATCCTCGCTGCCGTGTCGGTCTCGGGACCGCTCGAGCGACTGACCCGTCAGCCCGGAAGGATGCACGCTCCCGCCGTTCTCGCCGCCGCCGAGCGCCTCTCCGAGTCGCTGCGCCGCGCCGCCGCCGAGTGA
- the leuC gene encoding 3-isopropylmalate dehydratase large subunit, with amino-acid sequence MGKTLAEKVWDEHVVRSADGEPDLLYVDLHLIHEVTSPQAFDGLRLAGRTVRRPDLTLATEDHNVPTIDWDKPIADPISRTQVETLRRNAAEFGVRLHPLGDIEQGIVHVVGPQLGLTQPGMTIVCGDSHTSTHGAFGAIAFGIGTSEVEHVLATQTLMQAKPRTMAVTVNGSLPKGVTAKDLVLTLIAHTGTGGGQGYIVEYRGSAIEELSMEARMTICNMSIEWGAKAGLIAPDQTTFDYIEGRTRAPEGADWDAAVQHWKSLRTDDDAEFDKEIVLDASTMTPFVTWGTNPGQGVPLGASVPGPQDFDDEQDRVAAEKALVYMGLAPGTPMRDIKIDTVFVGSCTNGRIEDLRAAAEVIKGRSVADGTRLLVVPGSVRVRLQAEDEGLDVVFKEAGAEWRGAGCSMCLGMNPDQLAPQERSASTSNRNFEGRQGKGGRTHLVSPLVAAATAVRGTLSSPADLD; translated from the coding sequence ATGGGTAAGACGCTGGCGGAGAAGGTGTGGGACGAGCACGTCGTCCGATCGGCCGACGGGGAGCCGGACCTGCTCTACGTCGACCTCCACCTCATCCACGAGGTGACCTCGCCGCAGGCCTTCGACGGGCTGCGGCTCGCGGGCCGCACGGTACGGCGACCCGACCTGACCCTGGCCACCGAGGACCACAACGTCCCCACCATCGACTGGGACAAGCCGATCGCCGACCCGATCAGCCGCACCCAGGTCGAGACGCTGCGTCGCAACGCCGCCGAGTTCGGCGTCCGGCTGCACCCGCTCGGTGATATCGAGCAGGGCATCGTGCACGTCGTCGGTCCGCAGCTCGGCCTGACCCAGCCCGGCATGACGATCGTGTGCGGCGACAGCCATACCTCCACCCACGGTGCCTTCGGCGCGATCGCGTTCGGGATCGGCACCTCGGAGGTCGAGCACGTGCTCGCCACGCAGACATTGATGCAGGCGAAGCCGCGGACGATGGCGGTCACCGTCAACGGCTCGCTGCCCAAGGGCGTCACCGCCAAGGACCTGGTGCTCACCCTGATCGCGCACACCGGCACCGGCGGCGGCCAGGGCTACATCGTCGAGTACCGCGGATCGGCCATCGAGGAGCTCTCGATGGAGGCGCGGATGACGATCTGCAACATGAGCATCGAGTGGGGGGCGAAAGCCGGGCTGATCGCTCCCGACCAGACCACCTTCGACTACATCGAGGGCCGCACCCGCGCGCCCGAGGGCGCCGACTGGGACGCGGCGGTGCAGCACTGGAAGAGCCTGCGTACCGACGACGACGCCGAGTTCGACAAGGAGATCGTGCTCGACGCCAGCACCATGACTCCCTTCGTCACCTGGGGGACCAACCCCGGGCAAGGCGTCCCGCTCGGTGCGAGCGTCCCCGGCCCGCAGGACTTCGACGACGAGCAGGACCGGGTCGCAGCCGAGAAGGCTCTGGTCTACATGGGCCTCGCGCCCGGGACACCCATGCGGGACATCAAGATCGACACCGTGTTCGTGGGCTCGTGCACCAACGGCCGGATCGAGGACCTGCGCGCCGCGGCCGAGGTGATCAAGGGCCGCTCGGTCGCCGACGGGACCCGGCTGCTCGTGGTGCCCGGCTCGGTGCGGGTGCGGCTCCAGGCCGAGGACGAGGGTCTCGACGTCGTCTTCAAGGAGGCGGGCGCGGAGTGGCGTGGCGCCGGGTGCTCGATGTGCCTGGGCATGAACCCCGACCAGCTCGCCCCGCAGGAGCGCAGTGCCTCGACCTCCAACCGCAACTTCGAGGGGCGGCAGGGCAAGGGTGGTCGCACCCACCTGGTCTCGCCATTGGTGGCCGCCGCGACCGCCGTACGCGGAACGCTGTCCTCGCCCGCAGACCTCGACTGA
- the leuD gene encoding 3-isopropylmalate dehydratase small subunit produces MEKFTTHTGVAMPLKRSNVDTDQIIPAVYLKRVTRTGFEDGLFAAWRNDPEFVLNRPAYAEASVLVAGPDFGTGSSREHAVWALQNYGFKAVISSRFGDIFRGNSGKAGLLAAQVDEKVVQRLWDHLEEHPGAVVTVDLESRTIKAGEGPEAINESFGIDDYTRWRLLEGLDDIGITLGHAEDITSYESTRPAWKPVTV; encoded by the coding sequence ATGGAGAAGTTCACCACCCACACCGGCGTCGCGATGCCGCTGAAGCGCAGCAACGTCGACACCGACCAGATCATCCCGGCCGTCTACCTCAAGCGGGTCACCCGAACGGGCTTCGAGGACGGGCTGTTCGCCGCGTGGCGCAACGACCCCGAGTTCGTGCTGAACAGACCGGCGTACGCCGAGGCCTCGGTGCTCGTCGCGGGACCGGACTTCGGCACCGGCTCGTCGCGCGAGCACGCGGTCTGGGCGCTGCAGAACTATGGATTCAAGGCCGTCATCTCGTCGCGGTTCGGCGACATCTTCCGCGGCAACTCCGGCAAGGCCGGGCTGCTGGCCGCCCAGGTGGACGAGAAGGTCGTGCAGCGTCTGTGGGACCATCTCGAGGAGCATCCCGGTGCTGTCGTCACCGTCGATCTCGAGTCGCGCACCATCAAGGCGGGCGAGGGCCCCGAGGCGATCAACGAGTCCTTCGGCATCGACGACTACACCCGGTGGCGTCTCCTCGAGGGTCTCGACGACATCGGCATCACGCTGGGCCACGCCGAGGACATCACGTCCTACGAGTCGACACGCCCAGCCTGGAAGCCCGTCACCGTCTGA
- a CDS encoding HU family DNA-binding protein yields the protein MNKSQLIDALAARYEGNRKAAAHALESVLDTITREVAKGEKVAITGFGSFEKRVREARMVRNPRTGERIRAKKKAVPKFSPGADLKAVVSGAKKLPKLSLEKAKAQPAAAKKTAAAAKKTATSAAASAKKAATKKAPAKKAPAKKAPAKKAPAKKAPAKKAPAKKAPAKKAPAKKAPAKKAPAKKAPAKKAPAKKAAKKA from the coding sequence GTGAACAAGAGTCAGTTGATCGACGCTCTTGCGGCCCGATACGAGGGCAACCGCAAGGCGGCGGCGCACGCGCTGGAGTCGGTGCTCGACACCATCACCCGCGAGGTCGCCAAGGGCGAGAAGGTGGCCATCACCGGTTTCGGCTCCTTCGAGAAGCGGGTCCGTGAGGCACGCATGGTCCGCAACCCGCGCACCGGGGAGCGGATCCGGGCCAAGAAGAAGGCGGTGCCGAAGTTCAGCCCCGGCGCTGACCTCAAGGCAGTCGTGTCGGGGGCCAAGAAGCTCCCCAAGCTGAGCCTGGAGAAGGCCAAGGCGCAGCCGGCGGCAGCCAAGAAGACTGCGGCTGCGGCCAAGAAGACGGCCACCAGCGCAGCGGCTTCGGCGAAGAAGGCGGCGACGAAGAAGGCGCCGGCCAAGAAGGCGCCGGCCAAGAAGGCACCGGCCAAGAAGGCACCCGCTAAGAAGGCACCGGCCAAGAAGGCACCGGCCAAGAAGGCGCCCGCCAAGAAGGCACCGGCTAAGAAGGCACCCGCCAAGAAGGCACCCGCCAAGAAGGCACCCGCCAAGAAGGCACCCGCCAAGAAGGCAGCCAAGAAGGCCTGA
- the cofC gene encoding 2-phospho-L-lactate guanylyltransferase: protein MSESPTYALLVPVKAWDRAKTRLRRSPTRADELPAAFALDAVAAAVACPLVASTWVVTDQPGFHPPGTVLLPDRGAGDLNAALRAAEAHVRTHDAALGVAVLLADLPCLRASELTAALESGGAARRYVADSQGTGTTLLVASSEVALDPQFGEGSAARHLAGGATPVALDLPGLRLDVDTADDLARAVRLGVGAHTAAALRRGR from the coding sequence ATGTCCGAGTCCCCGACCTACGCGCTGCTGGTGCCCGTGAAGGCGTGGGACCGCGCCAAGACCCGGTTGCGCCGCTCGCCCACCCGCGCAGACGAACTGCCGGCGGCCTTCGCGCTCGACGCCGTCGCGGCTGCGGTCGCATGCCCGCTCGTCGCCAGTACCTGGGTGGTCACCGACCAGCCCGGCTTCCATCCGCCGGGGACCGTGCTGCTGCCCGATCGCGGAGCGGGTGACCTCAACGCGGCGCTGCGGGCTGCGGAGGCGCACGTACGCACGCACGATGCGGCGCTGGGGGTCGCGGTCCTGCTCGCGGACCTGCCGTGCCTGCGCGCCTCCGAGCTCACCGCGGCGCTCGAGAGCGGTGGCGCCGCCCGGCGGTACGTCGCGGACAGCCAGGGCACGGGTACGACGCTGCTGGTCGCGAGTTCGGAGGTAGCCCTCGATCCGCAGTTCGGCGAGGGTTCCGCGGCCCGGCACCTGGCCGGCGGGGCGACCCCCGTGGCCCTCGACCTGCCGGGCCTGCGGCTCGATGTCGACACCGCCGACGACCTCGCGCGGGCAGTGCGCCTCGGAGTGGGGGCGCACACCGCGGCGGCGCTGCGTCGCGGACGCTGA
- a CDS encoding lysophospholipid acyltransferase family protein gives MGKGRRLRQRRGWAYATAITLIRPPLLALTSRDWRDGDKIPATGGCVIAVNHVSHLDPITLAHFLLHQGRLARYLAKEALFHTPFIGAVVRNAKQIPVRRMSATAVTAFDAAVQAVHDGECVVVYVEGTITRDPDGWPMRGKTGAARIGLATGCPVIPVGQWGAQDILPAYTARPHLFPRRTTAYKVGDPVDLEDLRGKPPTNEVLHEATDRIMAAITAQVAELRGEEPPAERFDPKKHGVPEVGNFRKDERRRTS, from the coding sequence GTGGGGAAGGGCCGCAGGCTCCGCCAGAGGCGTGGTTGGGCCTATGCGACGGCGATCACCCTGATCCGTCCGCCACTGCTGGCGTTGACCTCGCGGGACTGGCGGGACGGCGACAAGATCCCGGCAACGGGCGGCTGTGTGATCGCGGTGAACCACGTCTCGCACCTCGATCCGATCACCTTGGCGCACTTCCTGCTCCACCAGGGGAGACTGGCGCGGTATCTCGCCAAGGAGGCGTTGTTCCACACGCCCTTCATCGGCGCTGTTGTCCGCAATGCCAAGCAGATCCCGGTGAGGCGGATGAGCGCTACCGCGGTGACGGCGTTCGACGCGGCCGTCCAGGCGGTGCACGACGGCGAGTGTGTCGTGGTCTATGTCGAGGGCACGATCACCCGGGACCCCGACGGCTGGCCGATGCGCGGCAAGACCGGTGCGGCGCGGATCGGCCTGGCCACCGGCTGTCCGGTGATCCCGGTCGGTCAGTGGGGTGCGCAGGACATCCTTCCCGCCTACACCGCGCGCCCGCACCTCTTCCCGCGTCGGACGACGGCGTACAAGGTCGGCGACCCGGTGGATCTGGAGGATCTGCGGGGCAAGCCGCCGACCAACGAGGTGTTGCACGAAGCCACCGACCGGATCATGGCGGCGATCACCGCCCAGGTCGCCGAGCTCCGCGGAGAGGAGCCGCCCGCCGAGCGCTTCGATCCTAAGAAGCACGGCGTCCCCGAGGTCGGTAACTTCCGCAAGGATGAGCGCAGGAGGACGTCGTGA
- a CDS encoding NAD(P)H-dependent glycerol-3-phosphate dehydrogenase → MSGSRVAVFGAGSWGTAFSIVLADAGNDVTIWGRRPELCEAINAKHENVEYFPGIELPAHISATHDPAEAVRGAEFVVLSVPSQTLRANLTEWAPLMPDDAVFVSLMKGVELGTVRRMSEVIGEVTGAGPERIGVVSGPNLAKEIALREPAASVVACADDEVARRLQTLCHSRAFRPYRSTDVLGCEVGGAYKNVVGLCVGMAVGLGFGDNTTASVITRGLAETARLAMKLGADPMTLMGLAGLGDLVATCSSPLSRNRTFGEKLGRGMSTDEIIASTRQVAEGVKSCSSILDLATRSGVDAPIAEHVDAVVRGEIGARDMMDAFIARDTKAERD, encoded by the coding sequence GTGAGCGGAAGCAGGGTCGCCGTGTTCGGGGCCGGGTCGTGGGGTACGGCGTTCAGCATCGTGCTCGCCGACGCCGGGAACGACGTGACGATCTGGGGTCGGCGGCCCGAGCTCTGCGAGGCGATCAACGCCAAGCACGAGAACGTCGAGTACTTCCCCGGGATCGAGCTGCCCGCCCACATCTCGGCCACCCACGACCCGGCCGAGGCCGTCCGGGGCGCCGAGTTCGTCGTCCTCTCCGTGCCGTCGCAGACCCTGCGCGCCAATCTCACCGAATGGGCGCCGCTGATGCCCGATGACGCGGTCTTCGTCTCCCTGATGAAGGGTGTGGAGCTCGGCACCGTCCGTCGGATGTCGGAGGTGATCGGCGAGGTCACCGGTGCCGGCCCGGAGCGCATCGGGGTGGTCAGCGGACCCAACCTGGCCAAGGAGATCGCGCTGCGCGAGCCGGCCGCGAGCGTGGTGGCCTGTGCCGACGACGAGGTCGCCCGACGCCTGCAGACGCTATGCCACAGCCGGGCCTTCCGGCCCTACCGCAGCACGGACGTGCTCGGCTGCGAGGTCGGTGGCGCCTACAAGAACGTCGTCGGGCTGTGCGTCGGCATGGCCGTCGGACTGGGATTCGGCGACAACACGACCGCCTCGGTGATCACCCGGGGGTTGGCGGAGACGGCCCGGCTGGCAATGAAGCTGGGTGCCGATCCGATGACGCTGATGGGCCTGGCCGGCCTGGGTGATCTGGTGGCGACCTGCTCGTCCCCCTTGTCCCGCAACCGCACCTTCGGCGAGAAGCTCGGGCGGGGGATGAGCACCGACGAGATCATCGCCTCCACGCGTCAGGTCGCCGAGGGCGTGAAGTCCTGCTCGTCGATCCTCGACCTCGCCACCCGCAGCGGTGTGGACGCCCCGATTGCGGAGCACGTCGACGCCGTCGTCCGTGGCGAGATCGGCGCCCGCGACATGATGGACGCCTTCATCGCCCGAGACACCAAGGCCGAGCGCGACTAG
- a CDS encoding trans-sulfuration enzyme family protein, protein MRPATTAVHAGRPPHQPDQPLNAPITMAATYVAGGQVEYGRYGNPTWTALEDAIGALEGGRCLTFASGLAAVATVLDLVGAEGVVVAPRHSYNGTIGQLADLESRGRVRARLVDVTDTAAFVAACEDAALVWLESPTNPALEVADISAIATGAHEAGAHVVVDNTFATPLLQQPLAMGADIVVHSATKYLAGHSDVQMGALVTGDDALYDVLKGRRDLLGAVPGPFEAWLTLRGMRTLALRVERAQANAAELADRLRAHPAVRAVRYPGFGAIVGLELADADTADHFQHGVELWVYATSLGGVESTLERRRRWKSEPETIPEGLLRLSVGIEDVEDLWADLARALEA, encoded by the coding sequence ATGCGACCCGCCACTACTGCCGTCCATGCCGGCCGACCGCCGCACCAGCCCGACCAGCCGCTCAACGCGCCGATCACGATGGCCGCGACGTACGTCGCCGGTGGGCAGGTGGAGTACGGCCGGTACGGCAACCCGACGTGGACCGCGCTCGAAGACGCCATCGGCGCGCTCGAGGGAGGTCGGTGCCTGACCTTCGCCAGCGGCCTGGCCGCAGTGGCCACGGTGCTCGACCTGGTCGGCGCCGAGGGCGTCGTGGTCGCGCCCCGGCACAGCTACAACGGCACGATCGGCCAGCTCGCGGATCTCGAGTCCCGTGGCCGTGTCCGAGCCCGGCTTGTCGACGTCACCGACACTGCCGCCTTCGTCGCCGCCTGCGAGGATGCCGCACTGGTCTGGCTGGAGTCGCCGACCAACCCGGCTCTCGAGGTCGCCGACATCAGCGCGATCGCGACGGGCGCGCACGAGGCAGGCGCTCACGTTGTCGTGGACAACACCTTCGCCACTCCGCTGCTGCAACAGCCGCTGGCCATGGGGGCCGACATCGTGGTGCACTCCGCGACCAAGTACCTCGCCGGTCACTCCGACGTGCAGATGGGTGCGCTGGTCACCGGTGACGACGCGCTGTACGACGTCCTCAAGGGCCGCCGAGACCTCCTCGGAGCCGTGCCCGGCCCCTTCGAGGCATGGCTGACGCTGCGCGGGATGCGCACGCTGGCGCTGCGCGTCGAGCGCGCCCAGGCCAACGCAGCCGAGCTCGCCGACCGGCTCCGGGCCCACCCAGCGGTGAGGGCGGTGCGCTACCCCGGCTTCGGCGCCATCGTCGGGCTCGAGCTCGCCGACGCCGACACCGCCGACCACTTCCAGCACGGGGTGGAGCTGTGGGTCTACGCGACCTCGCTCGGCGGCGTGGAGTCCACCCTGGAGAGACGGCGCCGATGGAAGTCGGAGCCCGAGACGATCCCCGAGGGCCTGCTGCGGCTGTCGGTGGGCATCGAGGACGTCGAGGACCTCTGGGCGGACCTCGCCCGGGCGCTGGAGGCCTGA
- a CDS encoding D-alanine--D-alanine ligase family protein — protein sequence MSSQAPRPRVAVIFGGRSSEHAISCISAGSVIGALDPEKYDVVPIGIATDGRWVLESADAGHLALGPGGEMPQVTGDAVVRLDPAAGLVVSQPGQVPAMLGEVDVVFPVMHGPWGQDGTLQGLLELAGVRYVGAGVLSSAVGTDKHFMKQLFVANGLPVVPWVVIRPGEWERDAPTVREAVASLGYPVFVKPARAGSSFGITRVEDESALDLAVEEAQRFDPKVLIEAAATGAREVEIGVLQALDGGEPETSEIAEITVAEAHAFYDFEAKYLEQSYRIPAELPADVAATVRELAARAFMALDVEGLARIDFFVMPDGGVVLNEVETMPGFTATSMFPLLWQASGLSYPDLVDRLVQLALDRGTGLR from the coding sequence ATGAGCAGCCAGGCACCCAGACCCCGCGTCGCCGTGATCTTCGGTGGGCGCTCCAGCGAGCACGCCATCTCCTGCATCTCGGCAGGCAGCGTGATCGGTGCTCTCGACCCCGAGAAGTACGACGTCGTCCCGATCGGCATCGCCACCGACGGACGGTGGGTGCTGGAGAGCGCCGACGCCGGCCACCTCGCCCTCGGGCCGGGCGGCGAGATGCCGCAGGTGACCGGTGATGCCGTGGTCCGGCTCGACCCAGCGGCCGGGCTCGTGGTGAGCCAGCCGGGCCAGGTGCCGGCGATGCTGGGGGAGGTCGACGTGGTCTTCCCGGTGATGCACGGACCCTGGGGGCAGGACGGCACCCTGCAGGGCCTCCTCGAGCTGGCCGGCGTCCGGTACGTCGGCGCCGGCGTGCTGTCCTCGGCCGTCGGGACCGACAAGCACTTCATGAAACAGCTGTTCGTAGCCAACGGCCTGCCGGTGGTGCCGTGGGTGGTGATCCGTCCCGGCGAGTGGGAGCGCGACGCCCCGACGGTCCGTGAGGCCGTCGCGAGCCTGGGCTACCCGGTGTTCGTCAAGCCGGCCCGGGCCGGCTCCAGCTTCGGGATCACCCGCGTCGAGGACGAGAGCGCGTTGGACCTCGCGGTCGAGGAGGCCCAGCGCTTCGACCCGAAGGTGCTCATCGAGGCCGCCGCCACCGGCGCTCGGGAGGTCGAGATCGGCGTGCTGCAGGCACTCGACGGCGGGGAGCCGGAGACCAGCGAGATCGCCGAGATCACGGTGGCCGAGGCCCATGCCTTCTACGACTTCGAGGCCAAGTACCTCGAGCAGAGCTATCGGATCCCCGCAGAGCTCCCTGCTGACGTCGCCGCCACCGTGCGCGAGCTCGCGGCGCGGGCGTTCATGGCACTCGACGTCGAGGGCCTGGCCCGCATCGACTTCTTCGTGATGCCCGACGGGGGGGTCGTGCTCAACGAGGTCGAGACGATGCCGGGCTTCACCGCCACCTCGATGTTCCCGCTGCTCTGGCAGGCCAGCGGCCTGTCGTACCCGGACCTCGTCGACCGGCTGGTGCAGCTCGCCCTCGACCGGGGCACCGGCCTGCGCTGA
- a CDS encoding DUF3515 domain-containing protein, which translates to MAGVSLLVVLGLLLAGCGGDVSVSRFAVTSAGHDRCPALIKALPGHVADQPRRRTTGSAFAAAWGDPAIVLRCGVGHPSGFTASATCLTTNGVDWFVPAAQIDDLGAGVVLTLVKRTPRIEVRIPAHYRPQGPSDAMVDLTGAVRAHTRVTGHCH; encoded by the coding sequence GTGGCGGGCGTCTCGCTGCTGGTGGTGCTCGGCCTGCTCCTCGCAGGGTGCGGCGGCGACGTCTCGGTCTCCCGGTTCGCCGTGACCAGCGCAGGCCACGACCGCTGCCCGGCGCTGATCAAGGCGCTGCCGGGCCACGTCGCCGACCAGCCCCGACGGCGTACGACGGGCAGCGCCTTCGCCGCGGCCTGGGGGGACCCGGCGATCGTGCTGCGCTGCGGCGTGGGCCACCCGTCGGGGTTCACCGCGTCGGCAACCTGCCTGACCACGAACGGTGTCGACTGGTTCGTCCCCGCTGCCCAGATCGACGACCTCGGCGCCGGCGTCGTGCTCACCCTGGTGAAGCGGACTCCGCGGATCGAGGTGCGCATCCCCGCGCACTACCGGCCGCAGGGACCCAGCGACGCCATGGTCGACCTGACCGGTGCGGTGCGGGCGCACACCCGTGTCACCGGGCACTGCCACTGA
- a CDS encoding Lrp/AsnC ligand binding domain-containing protein, with product MVVQAYILIQTDVGKAAEVAGQITGIKGVIVAEDVTGPYDVIVRAEARNVDELGKLVVAKVQTLEGITRTLTCPVVHI from the coding sequence ATGGTCGTGCAGGCGTACATCCTGATCCAGACAGATGTCGGCAAGGCCGCCGAGGTGGCGGGCCAGATCACCGGCATCAAGGGCGTGATCGTGGCCGAGGACGTCACCGGTCCCTACGACGTCATCGTGCGTGCCGAAGCGCGCAACGTCGACGAACTGGGCAAGCTGGTCGTCGCCAAGGTGCAGACCCTCGAGGGGATCACCAGGACGCTCACGTGCCCGGTCGTCCACATCTGA
- a CDS encoding thiamine-phosphate kinase, whose amino-acid sequence MAAPADLPAGATLADVGEFGLIRALTSRFEQGPLVYVGPGDDAALLRAPKGHVVVSTDLLVEGRHFRREWSGAHDIGRRAAAQNLSDINAMGGTPTALTVGLAAPPSLAAEWLLDLAEGIAEEAALVGASVIGGDLTAADEVVVAITVLGSCEVAPVLRSGARPGDVLALAGRQGWSAAGLAVLKRGFRSPRVLVEAHQRPQPPYAAGPAAARAGATSMIDVSDGLVADVGHLAEDSGVAIDVHRGAFDLAEPMIAVGAALGVDSMQFVLGGGEDHAIAATFPAGTDLPEDFVLIGEVHEGAGVTVDGATYDGPAGHTHF is encoded by the coding sequence ATGGCCGCACCCGCAGACCTCCCCGCCGGAGCCACCCTCGCCGACGTCGGCGAGTTCGGACTGATCCGCGCCCTGACCAGCCGGTTCGAGCAGGGACCGCTGGTGTACGTCGGTCCCGGCGACGATGCCGCACTGCTCCGTGCACCCAAGGGACACGTCGTGGTCTCCACCGACCTGCTCGTCGAGGGCCGGCACTTCCGACGGGAGTGGTCGGGGGCGCACGACATCGGTCGTCGGGCCGCTGCCCAGAACCTCTCCGACATCAATGCGATGGGAGGCACGCCGACCGCGCTCACCGTGGGGCTGGCCGCGCCACCATCACTGGCCGCCGAATGGCTCCTCGACCTCGCGGAGGGGATCGCCGAGGAGGCCGCACTGGTGGGCGCCAGCGTGATCGGCGGTGACCTCACCGCGGCCGACGAGGTGGTCGTGGCGATCACCGTGCTCGGCTCCTGCGAGGTGGCGCCGGTGCTCCGGTCGGGCGCCCGACCTGGCGACGTGCTGGCGCTGGCCGGCCGGCAGGGCTGGAGCGCGGCCGGCCTGGCCGTGCTCAAGCGCGGGTTCCGCAGCCCCCGGGTGCTGGTGGAGGCGCATCAGCGGCCGCAGCCGCCGTACGCCGCGGGGCCGGCGGCGGCGCGGGCAGGTGCCACGTCGATGATCGACGTGTCCGACGGACTGGTCGCCGACGTCGGGCACCTGGCCGAGGACTCCGGCGTCGCGATCGACGTACACCGTGGCGCCTTCGACCTCGCGGAGCCGATGATCGCGGTGGGCGCGGCGCTCGGTGTCGACTCGATGCAGTTCGTGCTCGGCGGCGGCGAGGACCACGCCATCGCGGCCACCTTCCCCGCCGGGACCGACCTGCCCGAGGACTTCGTCCTGATCGGCGAGGTCCATGAGGGGGCCGGCGTCACGGTGGACGGCGCGACGTACGACGGGCCTGCCGGGCACACGCACTTCTGA
- the rpmB gene encoding 50S ribosomal protein L28, with product MAAVCDICAKKPGFGNNRPWSRKITKRRFNPNIQRVRATVNGSPKRLNVCTGCLKAGKVTR from the coding sequence GTGGCCGCCGTCTGCGACATCTGCGCCAAGAAGCCCGGATTCGGCAACAACCGGCCGTGGTCCCGCAAGATCACCAAGCGCCGGTTCAACCCGAACATCCAGCGCGTCCGCGCCACCGTGAACGGCTCCCCCAAGCGCCTCAATGTCTGCACCGGCTGCCTGAAGGCCGGCAAGGTCACCCGCTGA